Below is a window of Enterococcus gilvus ATCC BAA-350 DNA.
CAGTGATATAGCCTAATTTTTGTCCATTGACGATCGCGTTCTCCATGCTTCGACCGAAGACGGCGATCTTTCTACCTGTAGCAACAGCAGCAGTAGCGGCTTGTTGCAAACGAGAAATATTAGAAGCGAAGGTAGCGAAAATGATCCGACCTTCGATTTTTTCCATAATACGCAAGATGGACTGCCCGATAGTTTGCTCAGATTTTGTAAATGTAGGAACCTCAGCATTGGTACTGTCAGATAAAAGACACAACACGCCTTCCTCACCGAGCTTAGCCATGCGATGCAAGTTGGCTGGTTGGCCGACAGGTGTGAAGTCAAATTTGAAGTCACCAGTTTCCACGATATTCCCAGAAGGTGTTTTAACGACCACACCTAGGGGATCTGGAATACTATGCGTCGTTCGGAAAAAGCTCACAGATGTTTTGCGGAAACGAATGACTGAATCTTCATCGATTTCGTGCAATTCTGCGTCACGCAATAATCCATGCTCATCCAATTTGTTTTTGATCAGAGCCAGAGCAAGAGCCCCCGCGTAGATCGGAATATTTGCTTGTTTTAATAGATAGGGAACACCACCGATATGATCTTCATGTCCGTGGGTGATCACTAATGCTTTAACCTTATTGATGTTTTGGACAACGTAACTAAAATCGGGAATGACATAATCAATTCCTAATAGATCGTCTTCAGGAAATTTTATCCCGGCATCTATAATGATGATCTCATCTTGAAATTGAACCCCATACATATTTTTTCCGATTTCGCCCAATCCACCAATGGCAAAGACACCAGTTTCGTTGTTTTTTAGCGAGAGTTTCATAGATTAGAACTCCGTTAACTTGAAGTCGGCATTTTCTTTTTCATACTCTAAATGATTGCCTTCTAAAAGTTGGATGTATTCAACGTTATATGGGGTGTTATCACGTAATAAATTGTGTACCATTTCTTCATTGTCCGCTTCCACATACAATGATTGTGTTTGCTCGCGTTTTGGGTTGCGTTCTTTGGTTTCTTGATAATAAACTTTGTAAATCATGAATCTATCTCCTTTATTTGCATTATAGCAATTTTTTCCACGACAAAATGAGGGGCGGTTGCCACCTATTTTTTTATGCTCAGCAATTTAGCTAGAACTAAAGTGTTGAGAAGAAGCCTCGTCTTTGCTTCTTGCTTGAAAAAACAATTTCACCGTTCTTTGGGTTGTTCTTACAACAATTACTTGTAGTTTATCACAGAATATATAAGAAGTATAGAAACTAAGAATTGAAATGACGAATCCTAAGAAATTTTCAGAAAGTTTAAAAATAAAAATAAAAAGAACGCATTACTGAGCAGGCAGAAGCAATATTTTTATGCTATATTGGAGTCATTACGTTATAGAGAGAGGCGAATAAAAATGAAGTTGATGTTGCGGTATACCTTGCGCTACAAAAAGCTATTATTGTTAGATTTCATCAGTGTTTTTGGATTTATTTTGATCGAGTTGGGGTTGCCGACGATATTAGCCATGATGATTGATAAAGGAATTGGAAATAACGATTTTGACTATGTACGTAAGATGGGGATCGTGATGATTGTGATAACAGTGATCGGGATCATCATGAGTATTTCATTACGTTACTTCAGTTCTCAGATTACATCTAGAATGGTGGCTGATATTCGGGACGACCTTTTTGAGAAAGTTCAGAC
It encodes the following:
- a CDS encoding DNA-directed RNA polymerase subunit epsilon, giving the protein MIYKVYYQETKERNPKREQTQSLYVEADNEEMVHNLLRDNTPYNVEYIQLLEGNHLEYEKENADFKLTEF